In one window of Bacteroidota bacterium DNA:
- a CDS encoding response regulator transcription factor, which translates to MKAIIIDDERLARQELKSMLAAFDEIEVVAECNNADTALKAIKEHNPDLLFLDIQMPGKNGFDLLQDIPELPKVVFVSAYDDYAIRAFDVNALDYLLKPVQPQRLAETIKKILSKEPQEAQIEEEKGPITVLDEHDQVFVKDGERCWFVKLSEIRLFESEGNYVRVYFEKNRPLILRSLNYLDERLNQKTFFRASRKHIINLKWVESIENWFNGGLMVQIKGGEKVEISRRQAAKFKDMMSL; encoded by the coding sequence ATGAAAGCAATAATCATTGATGACGAACGTCTCGCACGCCAAGAGCTCAAAAGTATGCTGGCCGCATTTGATGAAATTGAAGTGGTTGCCGAATGCAACAATGCCGATACAGCGCTTAAAGCCATTAAGGAACACAATCCGGATCTGCTGTTTCTCGATATACAAATGCCCGGTAAAAACGGCTTCGACCTGTTGCAGGACATACCCGAGCTACCCAAAGTGGTATTTGTAAGCGCCTACGATGACTATGCCATACGTGCATTCGACGTGAATGCGCTCGACTATTTATTAAAACCCGTACAGCCTCAACGTTTGGCCGAAACCATAAAAAAAATATTAAGTAAAGAACCACAGGAAGCGCAGATAGAGGAGGAGAAAGGCCCAATAACGGTGCTCGATGAGCATGACCAGGTGTTTGTGAAAGACGGGGAACGCTGTTGGTTTGTAAAACTATCGGAGATACGTTTGTTTGAATCCGAAGGAAATTATGTGCGTGTATATTTCGAGAAGAACCGCCCCCTGATATTACGTTCACTCAATTACCTTGATGAACGCCTCAATCAAAAAACATTTTTCCGTGCCAGCCGCAAGCACATCATTAATTTAAAATGGGTGGAAAGTATTGAGAACTGGTTCAATGGAGGCCTTATGGTACAGATAAAAGGAGGGGAGAAGGTGGAGATCTCCCGCAGGCAGGCCGCGAAGTTTAAGGATATGATGAGTCTTTGA